A portion of the Blautia hansenii DSM 20583 genome contains these proteins:
- the xseA gene encoding exodeoxyribonuclease VII large subunit, producing MNSIYSVGQVNNYIKNMFQQDFLLNKISIKGEVSNCKYHTSGHIYFSLKDETGALACVMFAGQRKGLAFPMKNGDKVVVSGSVSVYERDGKYQLYAKEITLEGAGLLYERFLALKAELEEMGMFAKEYKQPIPAYAKTVGIVTAPTGAAIQDIRNVAGRRNPYVQLILYPALVQGDGAKESIIEGIEKLDAYGVDVMLVGRGGGSVEDLWAFNEEEVARAIFNCKTPIISAVGHETDTTIADFVADLRAPTPSAAAELAVADIRGVFQSLENYRQKLSRNLENKIQLLQQQIKYYENRLLYGSPEFQIREKRTRLLDLENRIQSAMEAQIFHARQNLNIYIERMKGLSPLEKLNQGFSYVENQTGSAVTGISQVKVGEELKIQVTDGTIITKVTDVKKEKRGA from the coding sequence ATGAACAGTATCTACTCCGTAGGTCAGGTAAATAATTATATTAAAAATATGTTTCAGCAGGATTTTCTGTTGAATAAAATAAGTATAAAAGGTGAAGTATCAAATTGTAAGTATCATACCTCCGGACATATTTACTTTTCATTAAAAGATGAGACAGGAGCTCTTGCCTGCGTCATGTTTGCAGGACAGAGAAAGGGTCTGGCATTTCCCATGAAAAACGGCGATAAAGTCGTAGTAAGCGGAAGCGTCAGTGTATATGAAAGAGATGGAAAATATCAGCTTTACGCCAAAGAGATTACTTTAGAAGGCGCAGGACTTTTATACGAGCGTTTTCTGGCATTAAAAGCAGAGCTGGAAGAGATGGGAATGTTTGCAAAGGAATACAAACAGCCCATTCCGGCTTATGCAAAAACCGTGGGGATTGTTACGGCGCCCACAGGAGCGGCCATACAGGATATCCGCAATGTGGCCGGAAGACGAAATCCTTATGTTCAGCTTATTTTGTATCCGGCGCTGGTACAGGGAGACGGTGCAAAGGAAAGTATTATTGAAGGAATTGAAAAGCTGGATGCTTACGGCGTCGATGTGATGCTTGTAGGCCGTGGCGGTGGTTCTGTGGAAGATTTGTGGGCGTTTAACGAGGAGGAAGTGGCGAGAGCAATTTTTAACTGTAAAACTCCCATAATATCAGCAGTGGGACATGAAACAGATACCACGATTGCGGACTTTGTGGCAGATTTGCGTGCGCCTACACCTTCGGCAGCCGCAGAGCTGGCTGTGGCAGATATCCGAGGCGTTTTTCAGTCTCTTGAAAATTATCGCCAGAAGCTTTCAAGAAATCTGGAAAATAAAATTCAGCTTTTACAGCAGCAGATAAAATATTATGAAAATCGTCTGCTGTATGGAAGTCCGGAGTTTCAGATAAGGGAAAAGCGTACACGCCTGTTGGATTTGGAGAACAGAATACAGAGTGCGATGGAAGCACAGATTTTCCATGCCAGACAAAACTTGAACATTTATATTGAACGAATGAAGGGGCTGTCACCTCTTGAAAAATTAAATCAGGGCTTTTCTTATGTGGAAAATCAAACAGGATCTGCCGTTACCGGTATTTCTCAGGTGAAGGTGGGAGAAGAACTGAAAATTCAGGTGACAGACGGAACGATTATAACAAAAGTAACCGATGTGAAAAAAGAAAAGAGAGGAGCATAG
- the nusB gene encoding transcription antitermination factor NusB, which produces MGRREMREHIFKLLFLGEFNETAEMPEQIQLYFEGLSDLQPTEQAYMENKYALVKEHLEEIDALLNEKSAGWKTKRMSKVDLNILRLAVYEMKYDEDVPVKVAINEAVEISKSFGGDDSASFVNGILGKIAREDL; this is translated from the coding sequence ATGGGAAGACGAGAAATGAGAGAACACATTTTCAAACTTCTTTTTTTAGGAGAGTTTAATGAAACAGCGGAAATGCCGGAACAGATACAGTTATATTTTGAGGGCCTTTCTGATTTACAGCCTACAGAACAAGCTTACATGGAAAATAAATATGCTTTGGTAAAGGAACATTTGGAAGAAATTGACGCTTTATTAAATGAAAAGTCAGCAGGTTGGAAAACAAAGAGAATGAGTAAAGTTGACTTGAATATTCTTCGTTTGGCTGTTTATGAAATGAAATATGATGAAGACGTACCGGTTAAAGTCGCAATCAATGAGGCAGTTGAAATTAGTAAGAGCTTTGGTGGAGATGATTCTGCTTCTTTTGTCAATGGAATATTGGGTAAAATAGCAAGGGAAGATTTATGA
- a CDS encoding Asp23/Gls24 family envelope stress response protein gives MEDRNRYKIHDNGSLGEVQIADEVVAIIAGLAATEVEGVGSMAGNITNELVGKLGMKVLSKGVKVDVLEDVVCVDIALNIEYGFNILETSKKVQERVKAAIENMTGLTVSDVNVRIASVEIEKTK, from the coding sequence ATGGAAGATAGAAACAGATATAAAATACATGATAACGGCTCTCTTGGGGAAGTACAGATTGCAGACGAAGTAGTGGCGATTATTGCAGGACTGGCAGCAACAGAGGTAGAAGGTGTCGGCTCCATGGCAGGAAACATTACAAATGAGCTTGTTGGAAAGCTGGGCATGAAGGTGCTTTCAAAAGGTGTAAAGGTAGATGTTTTAGAAGATGTAGTATGCGTAGATATTGCTCTTAATATCGAATATGGCTTTAATATTTTAGAAACAAGCAAAAAAGTACAGGAAAGAGTAAAGGCTGCCATTGAAAATATGACAGGTCTTACTGTTTCTGATGTAAACGTGCGCATTGCAAGCGTAGAGATTGAAAAGACAAAATAG
- a CDS encoding peptide chain release factor 3 → MADYTKEITKRRTFAIISHPDAGKTTLTEKFLLYGGAINLAGSVKGKATARHAVSDWMEIEKERGISVTSSVLQFNYDGYCINILDTPGHQDFSEDTYRTLMAADSAVMVIDASKGVEAQTRKLFKVCAMRNIPIFTFINKLDRDANDTFDLLDEIEKELGIPTCPINWPIGSGKKFRGVYDRETGKVLTFSDTMKGTKEGLEEEIALDEPRIDEVLDADQKEQLLEEIELLDGASAEFDQELVDQGKLSPVCFGSALTNFGVETFLKHFLKMTSTPLPRKADIGEVDPLTEDFSAFVFKIQANMNKNHRDRIAFMRICSGKFEASKEVFHVQGNKKMRLSQPQQMMAQDRHVVDEAYAGDIIGVFDPGIFSIGDTVCTPGKKFQYEGIPTFAPEHFARVRLLDSMKRKQFVKGINQIAQEGAIQIFQEIMGGMEEIIVGVVGVLQFDVLKYRLENEYNVDIRLEALPYEHIRWIENKEEVDVKRLTGTSDMKKVMDMKGNPLLLFINSWSIGMTLDRNEGLKLAEFSRN, encoded by the coding sequence GTGGCTGACTATACGAAAGAAATTACAAAAAGACGTACATTTGCAATTATTTCTCACCCCGATGCAGGTAAAACAACTCTTACCGAGAAGTTTCTGCTTTACGGAGGTGCGATTAATCTGGCAGGAAGCGTAAAAGGAAAAGCAACTGCCCGCCATGCAGTTTCTGACTGGATGGAAATAGAAAAGGAGAGAGGTATTTCTGTTACTTCCTCTGTGTTGCAGTTTAATTATGATGGTTATTGTATCAATATTTTGGATACACCGGGACATCAGGACTTCTCAGAGGATACTTATCGTACTTTGATGGCGGCAGACTCTGCCGTAATGGTTATTGACGCATCAAAGGGTGTGGAAGCGCAGACCAGAAAGCTTTTCAAGGTTTGTGCCATGCGAAATATTCCTATCTTTACATTTATTAACAAGCTGGACAGAGATGCCAACGATACCTTTGATTTATTAGACGAAATCGAAAAGGAACTGGGAATTCCCACATGCCCCATTAACTGGCCTATTGGTTCAGGAAAGAAATTCAGAGGTGTGTATGACAGGGAAACAGGAAAGGTTTTGACTTTCTCAGATACCATGAAAGGTACAAAAGAAGGTCTGGAAGAAGAAATTGCTTTAGATGAACCACGTATTGATGAAGTTTTGGATGCAGATCAGAAGGAACAGCTTTTAGAAGAAATTGAGCTTTTAGACGGAGCAAGCGCTGAGTTTGATCAGGAGCTTGTGGATCAGGGAAAACTCTCTCCTGTGTGCTTTGGATCTGCTCTTACTAACTTTGGTGTGGAAACTTTCTTAAAACATTTCTTGAAAATGACTTCTACACCGTTGCCAAGAAAAGCAGATATTGGAGAGGTAGATCCTCTGACAGAAGATTTTTCTGCTTTTGTATTTAAAATACAGGCAAATATGAATAAAAATCACAGAGACAGAATTGCGTTTATGCGCATTTGCTCTGGCAAGTTTGAAGCATCAAAAGAAGTGTTCCATGTACAGGGGAACAAAAAAATGCGTCTTTCTCAGCCACAGCAGATGATGGCACAGGACAGACACGTAGTAGATGAGGCTTATGCAGGGGATATTATTGGTGTCTTTGACCCGGGAATTTTCTCTATTGGAGATACGGTATGTACACCAGGAAAGAAGTTTCAGTATGAAGGTATTCCTACTTTTGCTCCGGAACATTTTGCACGTGTGCGTCTGTTAGACAGCATGAAGCGTAAGCAGTTTGTGAAAGGAATTAACCAGATTGCACAGGAAGGCGCTATTCAGATTTTTCAGGAAATCATGGGCGGTATGGAAGAAATTATCGTAGGTGTTGTAGGTGTTCTTCAGTTTGACGTATTAAAATATCGTCTGGAGAATGAGTACAATGTAGACATCCGTTTGGAAGCCCTGCCTTATGAACATATCCGTTGGATTGAAAATAAAGAAGAAGTGGATGTGAAGCGTCTCACAGGTACTTCCGACATGAAGAAGGTTATGGATATGAAGGGAAATCCGCTTTTGCTGTTTATCAACAGCTGGAGTATCGGAATGACCTTGGACAGAAACGAAGGTCTGAAATTGGCAGAGTTTTCCAGAAATTAG
- a CDS encoding SpoIIIAH-like family protein, producing the protein MKKIFKKNQVIITALAIMIAVAGYINYSDNHLGIDKTLKKASTKTSQKDEEETQETDAIVEEIESLDYDITDETAMAEENQKAAEEEKETETPGEAVLTGASGFVAEAKVSREQVRSANKETLLEIINNENLGEEQKQEAVNSMVNMTNLAEQEEAAELLLDAQGFQNVVVNLTGDSADVIVPKEYMEDANRAQIEDIVKRKTNVAAEKIVITPLDGGTGENE; encoded by the coding sequence ATGAAAAAAATCTTCAAAAAAAATCAGGTCATTATTACAGCTTTGGCAATTATGATTGCTGTGGCAGGGTACATCAATTACTCAGACAATCATCTGGGAATTGACAAAACGCTGAAGAAGGCAAGTACGAAAACCTCGCAAAAGGATGAAGAGGAAACACAGGAAACCGATGCCATCGTAGAAGAAATCGAAAGTCTGGATTATGACATCACAGACGAAACTGCCATGGCAGAAGAAAATCAGAAGGCGGCAGAAGAAGAAAAAGAAACGGAAACACCGGGAGAAGCAGTGCTGACAGGTGCATCCGGCTTTGTGGCAGAAGCAAAGGTCAGCAGAGAACAGGTGCGCTCTGCCAATAAAGAAACACTGCTGGAAATCATCAACAATGAAAATTTAGGTGAGGAACAGAAGCAGGAGGCTGTCAATTCCATGGTAAACATGACTAATCTTGCAGAGCAGGAGGAAGCCGCAGAGCTGTTGCTTGACGCGCAGGGCTTTCAGAATGTGGTGGTAAATTTGACAGGTGACAGCGCAGATGTTATTGTGCCGAAGGAATATATGGAAGATGCCAACAGAGCTCAGATTGAGGATATTGTAAAGAGGAAAACAAATGTAGCGGCAGAAAAGATTGTGATTACTCCTTTGGACGGCGGAACCGGGGAAAATGAATAA
- a CDS encoding stage III sporulation protein AF, with translation MLSQLYSWLQNVVCYFFLLTVVMNLLPDDSYKKYIRYYMGLLLILTFLSPIFQITDMGQKLESYIESFEGFETEAQEWEEKAEAWEQSWEKETEILRGQEVEP, from the coding sequence ATGCTCTCACAACTATATTCCTGGCTTCAAAACGTAGTCTGCTATTTTTTTCTGCTGACCGTAGTTATGAATTTACTCCCCGATGATAGCTACAAGAAATATATTCGTTATTACATGGGCTTGCTGCTTATCCTTACATTTTTATCTCCTATTTTTCAGATTACCGATATGGGACAAAAACTGGAGTCTTATATAGAGAGCTTCGAGGGGTTTGAAACAGAAGCGCAAGAGTGGGAAGAAAAAGCAGAGGCATGGGAGCAAAGCTGGGAGAAGGAGACAGAAATTTTAAGAGGGCAGGAGGTAGAACCATGA
- a CDS encoding stage III sporulation protein AE, with product MIFFLFLLFSIPVQASNGEQGNTQEQLLDSMELEKMQEAVNELLGEETFSVKESIKKALSGEEPFSAEHFGEIGKAFLYQQLLPDKKILVQVILLVLAASLFSNFTGMFGKGETGGISFYMVYLFLLTILMKSFGQMSRIISSGLEDFVFFMKALMPSYFLAVTAAGGVASAMIFYNMVLAVIYVIQVILLKLVVPGIHLFVLFQLVNYLHKEDILSKMAEFFKTILEWTLHTCVAVLVGMQVIQNMISPAVDSLKRDVIGKTATAIPAVGNAIDGVTEVALGTAVLIRNCIGVVGILVLLLLGLPPIIRLGVTTLIYKLLAAVVQPVADKRMTGCLSTMGEGCRLLLRVLLTVELLLLITIAILSVSFVSH from the coding sequence ATGATATTTTTTCTTTTTCTTTTGTTTTCCATACCGGTACAGGCTTCCAACGGGGAGCAGGGAAATACGCAGGAGCAGCTTTTAGACAGTATGGAGCTGGAAAAAATGCAGGAAGCGGTAAACGAGCTTTTAGGGGAAGAGACTTTTTCTGTAAAAGAAAGCATCAAAAAGGCACTTTCAGGGGAAGAACCTTTTTCCGCAGAGCATTTTGGGGAAATCGGAAAAGCATTTTTATATCAACAGCTTTTGCCGGATAAGAAAATTCTGGTTCAGGTTATCCTTCTGGTATTGGCTGCTTCTCTGTTTTCTAATTTTACAGGAATGTTCGGAAAAGGAGAAACGGGAGGAATCAGTTTTTACATGGTATATCTTTTTTTGCTTACCATACTCATGAAAAGCTTTGGACAGATGAGTCGGATCATTTCTTCCGGTTTAGAGGATTTTGTGTTTTTTATGAAAGCATTGATGCCCTCCTATTTTCTGGCAGTGACAGCAGCCGGAGGTGTGGCAAGCGCCATGATTTTTTATAACATGGTGCTGGCTGTAATTTACGTTATTCAGGTTATTTTATTAAAGCTGGTAGTACCGGGGATACATCTGTTTGTTTTGTTTCAGCTGGTAAATTATCTTCATAAAGAAGATATTCTGTCTAAAATGGCAGAGTTTTTTAAAACAATTTTAGAGTGGACTCTGCATACCTGTGTGGCAGTTCTTGTGGGGATGCAGGTTATTCAGAACATGATATCTCCGGCTGTGGACTCTTTAAAACGAGATGTCATAGGAAAAACAGCCACCGCCATTCCGGCAGTAGGGAACGCCATTGACGGCGTAACAGAGGTGGCGCTTGGAACGGCTGTGCTTATTCGAAACTGTATTGGCGTAGTGGGAATTTTGGTTTTACTCCTTTTAGGACTTCCTCCTATTATTCGTCTGGGAGTAACCACCTTGATCTATAAGCTTTTGGCAGCCGTTGTCCAGCCCGTGGCAGACAAACGAATGACAGGCTGCCTCTCCACCATGGGAGAGGGCTGCAGATTACTTTTGAGAGTATTATTAACAGTAGAGTTGTTGCTACTCATTACCATTGCTATTTTATCCGTTTCATTTGTTTCTCATTAA
- a CDS encoding SpoIIIAC/SpoIIIAD family protein, with protein sequence MEVIRIVMIGITGMLLGLLLKGTRPEYTVYLSLGAGICIFSYMTEKIAYIFSSVLQLQEYLPLDTKYFVILLKMLGAAYVAQFSSGLCKDAGYSAVASQIEVFTKLYMMVLSMPVLLALMETIRSFLP encoded by the coding sequence ATGGAAGTTATAAGAATTGTGATGATAGGCATTACAGGGATGCTGCTGGGACTGCTTTTAAAAGGGACAAGACCGGAATATACCGTATATTTAAGCCTTGGGGCTGGCATCTGTATTTTTTCTTATATGACAGAAAAAATTGCATATATATTTTCTTCTGTTTTACAGCTTCAGGAATATTTGCCGCTGGATACCAAGTATTTTGTGATTTTGTTAAAAATGCTGGGAGCGGCTTATGTGGCTCAGTTTTCTTCCGGACTTTGCAAGGATGCAGGTTACAGTGCAGTGGCTTCCCAGATTGAGGTTTTTACAAAGCTGTATATGATGGTTCTGTCCATGCCGGTGCTTTTGGCTTTGATGGAAACAATTCGCAGCTTTCTGCCATGA
- the spoIIIAC gene encoding stage III sporulation protein AC, whose product MEVGLLFKIGAVGILVSVLCQILKHSQREELAFLTSLTGLLLVLFWILPYIYDLFRTIEDLFSL is encoded by the coding sequence GTGGAGGTAGGGTTATTATTTAAAATCGGTGCAGTGGGGATACTGGTGTCTGTTCTGTGCCAGATATTAAAGCACAGTCAGAGAGAGGAGCTGGCATTTTTGACAAGCCTGACAGGACTTCTTTTGGTATTGTTCTGGATACTTCCCTATATTTACGATTTATTCCGTACCATTGAAGACTTGTTTTCATTATAG
- a CDS encoding stage III sporulation protein AB: MLKIIGAVLVIFACAALGYKKSAAISDRLFLLREIEKLLLLLMGEITYRREALPEAVLRVSGKVQEPLCSFLKETAEMAQKYQGERFACIFRENAEKYLKNSELTQKDFEEFVQLGEYLGYLDTDMQKNTTQWYLQQLKTEIDILAGEIPVKKKLYRSLGVLSGIFLAILLL; the protein is encoded by the coding sequence ATGCTGAAAATCATAGGGGCAGTTCTGGTGATTTTTGCCTGTGCAGCATTGGGGTATAAGAAAAGTGCGGCAATTTCTGACAGGCTGTTTTTGCTTCGGGAAATTGAAAAGCTGCTGCTGCTTTTAATGGGAGAAATTACTTATCGAAGGGAAGCCTTGCCGGAAGCCGTGCTGCGTGTTTCCGGCAAAGTGCAAGAACCCTTGTGCAGTTTTTTGAAAGAGACGGCAGAGATGGCGCAGAAATATCAGGGAGAGCGTTTTGCCTGTATTTTTCGGGAAAATGCAGAAAAATATTTGAAAAACAGCGAGCTGACGCAGAAGGATTTTGAAGAATTTGTACAGCTTGGAGAATATCTGGGATATTTGGATACAGACATGCAGAAAAATACAACACAGTGGTATTTGCAGCAGTTAAAAACAGAAATTGACATCCTTGCAGGGGAGATACCGGTAAAGAAAAAGCTATATCGGAGCTTAGGGGTTTTGTCAGGGATTTTTCTGGCGATTTTGTTACTGTAA